From Microcystis aeruginosa NIES-2549, a single genomic window includes:
- the accB gene encoding acetyl-CoA carboxylase biotin carboxyl carrier protein: MTIDYNEIRELIKTLAATDISEFSLKSADLELNIRKETVNTALGPLPAPLPVVTAPVAPPVVAASPTPAPETPTPEPAAAAIDKKWLAITSPMVGTFYRAPAPDEPSFVEKNDRVRVGQTVCIIEAMKLMNEIEAEVAGQIVEIAVANGEPVEFGQTLMWVNPE; the protein is encoded by the coding sequence GTGACTATTGATTACAACGAAATTCGAGAACTGATCAAAACATTGGCAGCAACGGATATCAGTGAATTTAGCCTAAAAAGTGCAGATTTGGAGCTAAATATCCGCAAAGAAACCGTTAATACTGCCCTTGGGCCTCTCCCCGCTCCCTTGCCGGTGGTGACGGCCCCGGTCGCCCCTCCAGTGGTAGCCGCCAGTCCCACCCCGGCCCCAGAAACCCCCACTCCCGAACCCGCGGCCGCCGCTATTGATAAAAAATGGCTGGCGATTACCTCTCCCATGGTCGGCACTTTTTATCGCGCTCCCGCTCCCGATGAACCCTCTTTCGTGGAAAAAAACGATCGAGTCCGGGTCGGACAAACGGTCTGTATCATCGAAGCGATGAAGTTGATGAACGAAATCGAAGCGGAAGTGGCCGGGCAAATCGTCGAAATCGCCGTCGCTAACGGTGAACCGGTAGAATTTGGCCAGACGTTAATGTGGGTTAATCCCGAATAG
- a CDS encoding ATP-dependent Clp protease proteolytic subunit: protein MPIGVPKVPYRLPGSQYEQWISIYSRLSVERILFLGQEVTDGLANALVAQMLYLDSEDPTKPIYLYINSPGGSVTAGMAIYDTMQYIKAEVVTICVGLAASMGAFLLASGSPGKRLALPHARIMIHQPMGGTGRRQATDIDIEAKEILRIRQQLNEIMANRTGQTIERIEKDTDRDYFLSAEEAVAYGLIDKVVEGRPA from the coding sequence ATGCCTATCGGTGTGCCAAAAGTTCCCTACCGTCTGCCGGGTAGCCAATACGAACAGTGGATTAGCATTTACAGCCGTCTTTCGGTGGAACGCATTCTTTTTCTGGGGCAAGAAGTCACCGACGGGTTAGCCAATGCCCTTGTGGCCCAAATGCTTTATCTCGACTCGGAAGATCCCACTAAACCCATCTATCTCTATATCAACTCGCCGGGGGGTTCCGTTACCGCCGGTATGGCCATCTACGACACCATGCAGTACATCAAAGCGGAAGTGGTGACTATCTGTGTGGGATTAGCGGCCTCCATGGGGGCATTTTTACTGGCTTCCGGTAGTCCGGGTAAGCGTCTCGCCCTTCCCCATGCGCGGATTATGATTCACCAACCCATGGGCGGAACTGGGCGCCGGCAAGCGACGGATATCGACATTGAAGCTAAGGAAATCCTGCGTATTCGCCAGCAATTAAACGAAATTATGGCTAATCGCACCGGACAAACCATCGAACGCATCGAAAAAGACACGGACCGCGATTATTTCCTCTCCGCCGAGGAAGCTGTCGCCTACGGTTTAATCGATAAGGTGGTGGAGGGAAGACCGGCTTAA
- a CDS encoding DUF2283 domain-containing protein encodes MAITSINIQSYLNFAKMIHALPQQDFWTAYDAKADILYINFYQPSLPADDSELTDNDVIIRYQADKIIGLSILNVSKIQSSQ; translated from the coding sequence ATGGCCATAACTAGCATTAATATTCAATCTTATCTTAACTTCGCCAAGATGATTCACGCTCTGCCTCAGCAAGATTTTTGGACAGCTTATGATGCAAAAGCAGATATTTTGTATATTAATTTTTATCAACCATCTTTACCTGCGGATGATAGCGAATTAACAGATAATGATGTGATTATTCGTTATCAAGCGGATAAGATCATTGGTTTAAGTATTCTCAATGTTAGTAAAATCCAATCATCCCAGTAA
- a CDS encoding Npun_F0494 family protein, whose product MSLSTPTVTAINYPDATITRAQRALCCSPFRVTLFAAMLERSVSLLSIPGAGGLEKGYTSRLLTEAAAESYLLWLIKVGILRREVDGQGITDSFRLTPLGRKLIEKWQPQGDLFPQPTFWQRFLNALQRWFSF is encoded by the coding sequence ATGAGCCTATCGACTCCCACCGTTACCGCCATCAATTATCCTGATGCTACCATCACTAGGGCCCAACGCGCCCTCTGTTGTTCTCCTTTCCGTGTCACCTTATTTGCGGCTATGCTGGAGCGAAGTGTATCACTTTTAAGCATTCCGGGTGCTGGAGGTTTAGAAAAAGGTTATACTTCCAGACTGCTGACGGAAGCAGCAGCGGAAAGCTATCTTCTCTGGTTGATTAAAGTGGGAATTTTGCGGCGAGAAGTAGATGGACAGGGGATAACCGATAGTTTTCGTCTCACTCCTTTGGGGAGGAAATTAATAGAAAAATGGCAACCCCAAGGGGACCTTTTCCCTCAACCCACTTTCTGGCAAAGATTTTTAAATGCTCTGCAACGTTGGTTTTCTTTTTAA
- a CDS encoding response regulator transcription factor, producing MKEINKDNKQLLLIDDDPNLILLVKDYLEFRGYRVTTAENGPEALEILERGANTAKAREIPDMIICDLIMPEMDGYAFLEKIRQDSRFSGIPVIFLSPEGDSQDKVTGVTAEADFYMVNPFEPEELVARVESFLKQAGRLPKRTSRHHSSDVTPVQVQGNVELTPTELKVVQLVAQGLANREIAAKFNVSQRTIESHVSNMLHKTGLHNRTELTQWAIESNKLFTI from the coding sequence ATGAAAGAGATCAACAAAGACAACAAACAACTTTTACTCATCGACGATGACCCAAATTTAATACTTTTGGTGAAGGATTATCTAGAGTTTCGTGGTTATAGGGTGACAACCGCAGAAAACGGTCCCGAGGCCCTAGAAATCCTCGAACGCGGGGCAAATACTGCCAAAGCAAGGGAAATCCCCGATATGATTATCTGTGATCTGATCATGCCGGAAATGGACGGTTATGCCTTCCTCGAAAAAATTCGTCAGGACAGTCGTTTTAGTGGCATTCCCGTGATCTTTCTCTCCCCTGAGGGGGACAGTCAGGACAAGGTAACAGGTGTAACCGCCGAGGCCGATTTTTATATGGTCAACCCCTTTGAACCAGAAGAATTAGTGGCCCGGGTGGAGTCTTTCCTCAAACAAGCAGGCCGGTTGCCGAAACGCACCTCCCGCCACCATTCCTCGGATGTCACCCCTGTTCAAGTCCAGGGTAATGTGGAATTAACCCCAACGGAGTTAAAAGTAGTACAATTGGTCGCCCAGGGCCTGGCTAATCGGGAAATCGCCGCAAAATTCAATGTTAGTCAACGGACAATCGAAAGTCATGTGTCGAATATGCTTCATAAAACCGGTCTTCATAATCGCACGGAATTGACCCAATGGGCGATCGAAAGTAATAAGCTGTTCACTATCTAG
- a CDS encoding zinc-dependent alcohol dehydrogenase family protein gives MKAILMTAVDVLQLQQVPTPKISQPHQVLVALKAAGVNPIDTKIRKRGTFYPEQMPAILGCDGAGIVEAVGSAVQDFRPGDEVYFCSGGLGRAGTGNYAEYALIEADYLAHKPKSLSFAEAAAVPLVLITAWEALYDRARLQSGQSVLIHGGAGGVGHVAIQLAKLKGAKVYTTVGNSDKERLVRQLGADYPILYKQTDFVAAILQETAGKGVDIAFDTVGGETFRQTCRAVRVYGDMVTILEPTGSWKEARDRNLRISLELMLTPALMGLPEAQKYQTEILRQGARLIDEKKLTIHLSQTFPLAAAISAHQLLETGSVTGKIALIID, from the coding sequence ATGAAAGCTATCCTCATGACCGCCGTGGATGTGCTGCAACTTCAGCAAGTCCCCACCCCGAAAATTAGTCAACCGCATCAGGTTTTAGTAGCATTAAAAGCGGCTGGTGTCAACCCTATTGATACAAAAATTCGTAAACGCGGCACTTTTTACCCCGAGCAAATGCCAGCCATTTTGGGCTGTGACGGGGCGGGAATTGTCGAGGCCGTTGGGTCGGCGGTGCAGGATTTTCGCCCCGGGGATGAAGTGTACTTTTGTAGCGGCGGACTGGGCAGGGCTGGCACGGGAAATTATGCTGAATATGCCCTAATCGAGGCGGATTATCTGGCTCACAAGCCGAAATCTCTTTCTTTTGCTGAGGCGGCCGCTGTACCTTTGGTTTTAATCACCGCTTGGGAAGCACTCTACGATCGCGCCCGTCTTCAGTCGGGACAAAGCGTACTTATCCATGGCGGGGCCGGGGGTGTTGGTCATGTTGCGATTCAATTGGCGAAACTGAAAGGGGCTAAAGTTTATACAACGGTGGGAAATAGCGATAAAGAGCGTTTAGTGCGGCAATTAGGGGCAGATTACCCGATTTTATACAAACAAACCGATTTTGTCGCGGCGATACTTCAAGAAACCGCAGGGAAAGGAGTAGATATCGCTTTTGATACGGTGGGAGGGGAAACTTTTAGGCAAACTTGCCGAGCGGTGCGAGTGTACGGCGATATGGTGACGATTTTGGAACCTACGGGCAGCTGGAAGGAAGCCCGCGATCGCAATTTGCGGATTAGTTTAGAATTAATGTTAACCCCGGCTTTGATGGGACTGCCAGAAGCGCAAAAATATCAAACAGAAATTCTCAGACAAGGGGCGCGTTTAATTGACGAGAAAAAGTTAACCATTCATCTCTCCCAAACCTTCCCTTTAGCGGCAGCTATCAGCGCCCATCAATTGCTAGAAACTGGTTCGGTGACGGGGAAAATTGCCCTAATTATCGACTAG
- a CDS encoding DUF3067 family protein, with translation MTGVDLQQLLLEKWGRSYDIQLRRIKDKVHVQVMWKYLEQASFPLSESEYLEHLNAIANYLHEWGGVSQFQAFIRETRERPRLGKAVSLPLDLGERASEWLLSDQ, from the coding sequence ATGACGGGTGTGGACTTACAGCAATTATTACTAGAAAAATGGGGTCGTTCCTACGATATCCAGCTACGACGCATCAAAGATAAGGTTCATGTCCAGGTAATGTGGAAATATCTCGAACAAGCTTCTTTTCCCCTCTCCGAGTCTGAATATCTGGAACATCTCAATGCGATCGCTAATTATCTCCACGAATGGGGTGGTGTTAGTCAATTTCAAGCTTTTATCCGCGAAACCCGCGAGCGTCCCCGTCTCGGTAAAGCGGTTAGTCTGCCCCTAGACCTAGGTGAAAGGGCATCGGAATGGCTGCTCAGTGATCAGTGA
- a CDS encoding DUF1622 domain-containing protein produces MEFLATLETGLISAVAIIKFCLESISIACVVIGLIKTLQLAWQSHRHRRSLPPFSFNQIRIRFGTWLSLALEFQLGGDIVATTVTPTIEALAQLALIAIIRTFLNYFLSKELETELSMEKERSQLAAQDNLRDF; encoded by the coding sequence ATGGAATTTTTAGCAACGTTAGAAACAGGCTTGATCTCTGCGGTGGCAATCATCAAGTTTTGCCTAGAAAGTATTTCGATCGCTTGTGTGGTGATCGGATTAATTAAAACCCTACAATTAGCTTGGCAGTCTCATCGTCACCGTCGCAGTCTTCCCCCTTTTTCCTTCAATCAAATTCGCATTCGTTTCGGTACTTGGCTATCTTTAGCCCTAGAGTTTCAGTTAGGTGGAGACATCGTGGCTACCACCGTCACACCTACTATAGAAGCCTTGGCACAACTCGCCCTCATCGCTATTATCCGAACTTTCCTCAACTATTTCCTCAGCAAAGAATTGGAAACGGAATTGTCCATGGAAAAAGAGCGATCGCAACTAGCAGCCCAGGACAATCTCAGGGATTTTTAA
- the efp gene encoding elongation factor P, whose product MISSNDFRSGTTIQIDGSVWRVVEFLHVKPGKGSAFVRTKLKNVQTGNVVERTFRAGETLPSATIEKRTMQHTYKEGDQFVFMDMETFEEATLTPAQMGDQAKYLKEGMEVNILFWNEQVLDVELPTSVILEITDTDPGVKGDTATGGTKPAIVETGAQVMVPLFISIGERIKVDTRDGSYLGRE is encoded by the coding sequence ATGATTTCGAGTAACGACTTTCGGAGTGGCACAACCATCCAGATCGATGGCTCTGTCTGGCGGGTGGTGGAATTCCTGCACGTCAAACCGGGTAAGGGATCGGCCTTCGTGCGAACCAAGTTAAAAAATGTCCAGACCGGCAACGTGGTAGAACGGACGTTCCGGGCGGGGGAAACCTTGCCCTCAGCCACGATCGAAAAGCGCACCATGCAGCACACCTACAAAGAAGGCGATCAGTTTGTCTTTATGGACATGGAGACTTTTGAGGAAGCAACTCTCACCCCGGCACAGATGGGCGATCAAGCCAAGTATCTGAAAGAGGGAATGGAAGTTAATATTCTCTTTTGGAATGAGCAAGTGTTAGATGTGGAATTGCCCACCTCGGTAATCTTGGAAATCACCGATACGGATCCGGGAGTCAAGGGAGATACGGCCACCGGTGGCACGAAACCGGCGATCGTAGAAACGGGAGCGCAGGTGATGGTTCCCCTGTTTATTTCCATCGGTGAAAGGATTAAAGTGGATACCAGGGATGGTTCCTATCTGGGACGGGAATAA
- a CDS encoding (2Fe-2S) ferredoxin domain-containing protein, whose translation MEEADTRDILGENVAKLGLAQIQRHLFLCCDQTKPKCCDKQEGLEVWDYLKKRLSELQLDRPSADRPGCVFRTKANCLRVCSQGPILLVYPEGVWYGRVNKEAIERIIQEHLIGNQIVTEYAFLRHDLPAISLNCPEEEPETIEENSVKTN comes from the coding sequence ATGGAAGAAGCGGACACCAGAGATATCTTAGGGGAAAATGTGGCTAAGTTGGGATTGGCCCAGATTCAGCGTCATCTATTTCTCTGCTGCGATCAGACTAAGCCAAAATGCTGTGACAAGCAAGAAGGGTTAGAAGTGTGGGATTATTTAAAGAAGCGGTTAAGTGAATTACAACTCGATCGCCCTAGCGCCGACCGTCCGGGTTGTGTTTTTCGCACTAAAGCCAACTGTTTGCGGGTTTGTAGCCAGGGACCGATTTTATTAGTGTACCCGGAAGGGGTCTGGTATGGAAGGGTAAACAAGGAAGCGATCGAAAGAATTATCCAAGAACACCTAATCGGTAATCAAATCGTCACCGAATATGCCTTCCTTCGCCACGATTTACCGGCAATTTCTCTGAACTGTCCAGAAGAAGAACCCGAAACAATAGAGGAAAACAGCGTTAAAACTAACTGA
- a CDS encoding ATP-dependent Clp protease proteolytic subunit, with protein MNSVIKAVQTAYYGDAAYRTPPPDLESLLLKERIVYLGLPLFSSDDVKRNVGVDVTELIIAQLLYLQFDDPEKPIFFYINSTGTSWYTGDAIGYETEAFAICDTLNYIKPPVHTICIGQAMGTAAMILSAGTKGFRASLPHATIVLNQNRTGAQGQATDIQIRAKEVIANKQTMLEIFSKNTGQTTEKLAKDMDRTFYLTPQQAKDYGLIDRVLESRKELPKPLAQVS; from the coding sequence ATGAACTCAGTGATTAAAGCGGTACAAACTGCCTATTATGGGGATGCAGCCTATCGGACACCACCACCAGACTTAGAATCTCTCCTGCTCAAAGAGAGAATTGTCTATCTGGGGTTGCCTTTATTTTCCTCCGATGATGTCAAGCGCAATGTCGGGGTGGACGTGACGGAATTAATTATCGCCCAACTGCTCTACCTGCAATTTGACGATCCCGAAAAACCGATTTTCTTCTATATCAACTCTACCGGCACATCCTGGTACACTGGCGACGCGATCGGCTACGAAACCGAAGCTTTCGCCATCTGTGACACCCTCAACTACATTAAACCTCCCGTTCATACTATCTGTATCGGACAGGCCATGGGAACTGCCGCGATGATTCTTTCCGCAGGAACCAAGGGTTTTCGCGCCTCCTTACCCCACGCTACCATTGTTCTCAACCAAAATCGCACCGGGGCCCAGGGACAAGCCACCGATATCCAGATTCGTGCCAAGGAGGTAATCGCCAACAAACAGACGATGTTGGAAATTTTCTCGAAAAATACGGGTCAAACCACCGAAAAACTGGCGAAAGATATGGATCGCACCTTCTATCTCACCCCACAACAGGCGAAAGACTACGGATTAATCGATCGCGTTCTCGAAAGTCGCAAGGAACTACCAAAACCCCTCGCCCAAGTTAGTTAA